One segment of Kogia breviceps isolate mKogBre1 chromosome 14, mKogBre1 haplotype 1, whole genome shotgun sequence DNA contains the following:
- the ID1 gene encoding DNA-binding protein inhibitor ID-1: MKVASGSAAAAAGPSCALKAGKTAGGGGEVVRCLSEQSVAISRCAGGPGARLPALLDEQQVNVLLYDMNGCYSRLKELVPTLPQNRKVSRVEILQHVIDYIWDLELELNSESQVGTPGGRGLPARAPLSTLNDEISALAAEAACVPADDRILCR, translated from the exons ATGAAGGTCGCCAGTGGCAGCGCCGCGGCCGCCGCGGGCCCCAGCTGCGCACTGAAGGCGGGCAAGACTGCGGGCGGCGGGGGCGAGGTCGTGCGCTGCCTGTCCGAGCAGAGCGTGGCCATCTCGCGCTGCGCCGGCGGCCCCGGGGCGCGCCTGCCCGCCCTGCTAGACGAACAGCAGGTGAACGTGCTACTCTACGACATGAACGGCTGCTACTCGCGCCTCAAGGAGCTGGTGCCCACCCTGCCCCAGAACCGCAAGGTGAGCAGGGTGGAGATCCTCCAGCACGTCATCGACTACATCTGGGACCTGGAGTTGGAGCTGAACTCGGAATCCCAAGTCGGGACCCCGGGGGGCCGGGGACTCCCCGCCCGGGCTCCGCTCAGCACCCTCAACGACGAAATCAGCGCCCTGGCGGCAGAG GCGGCGTGCGTTCCAGCGGACGATCGCATCTTGTGTCGCTGA